One Leptidea sinapis chromosome 32, ilLepSina1.1, whole genome shotgun sequence genomic region harbors:
- the LOC126974477 gene encoding 3-oxoacyl-[acyl-carrier-protein] reductase FabG-like: MSFDSKVVIVTGASSGIGAAIAIAFAKESANVIIVGRNEENLRKVAKQCEINNRIPYVINADITNENDTKRIIDETINKFNKLDILVNNAGILRTVDLSKDDNIMENYDEVMKTNVRSVVDLTRLATPFLIQSKGNIINISSISGRKVFRGQNTLYCMSKAALDHYMRGMAITLGKYGVRVNNVSPGPVKTDIFARAGITASFEEMGFKTLLDRLGEPEEIADIVIFLASDKAKGVTGSIYTSDNGYLLCMQQ, encoded by the coding sequence ATGTCGTTTGATTCAAAAGTTGTGATTGTTACTGGCGCTAGTTCTGGCATTGGCGCAGCAATAGCTATTGCGTTTGCTAAAGAGAGTGCTAATGTCATAATTGTAGGACGAAATGAAGAAAATTTGCGAAAAGTAGCAAAGCAGTGTGAAATCAACAATCGTATTCCATATGTTATTAATGCCGATATAACTAATGAGAACGATACAAAAAGAATAATTGatgaaactataaataaatttaataaactcGATATTTTGGTAAATAACGCTGGTATCCTACGTACTGTTGATCTTTCTAAAgatgataatattatggaaAACTACGATGAAGTTATGAAGACCAATGTTCGGTCTGTTGTGGATTTGACAAGGCTGGCAACACCATTTCTGATTCAAAGTAaaggaaatattattaatatatcaaGTATCTCTGGAAGAAAAGTGTTTAGGGGCCAAAACACACTTTACTGTATGTCAAAAGCAGCTCTGGATCATTATATGAGAGGTATGGCTATTACTTTAGGAAAATATGGTGTACGAGTAAATAACGTGAGTCCTGGTCCGGTAAAGACAGATATTTTTGCTCGAGCTGGTATTACAGCGTCCTTTGAAGAAATGGGATTTAAAACCCTGCTAGACCGCTTGGGTGAGCCTGAAGAAATCGCAGATATAGTAATATTCTTGGCAAGCGATAAAGCAAAAGGTGTAACTGGTTCAATCTATACATCAGATAATGGCTACCTACTTTGTATGCAACAATAA